The following are encoded together in the Parvularculales bacterium genome:
- a CDS encoding invasion associated locus B family protein yields MSPTKIRRRVIEQGRLWLMLSATFLVFGFMISPVAAEPELVNTFQDWKVYVDGEAGNKICYALSEPIDMRPARVNRGEVALMVANRPAEGVRNEVSVRAGYIYKKTSRPYASVGNKSYQLFTGVRDGGERAHWAWVQDLKVEKNLITAMKKGSSLTVKGTSSRGTLTTDRYSLSGISRAIAAIDDACR; encoded by the coding sequence ATGAGTCCCACTAAAATCAGGCGTAGAGTAATAGAGCAAGGCAGACTGTGGCTTATGTTGAGCGCAACCTTTCTGGTTTTTGGGTTTATGATTTCTCCCGTTGCGGCCGAACCTGAGTTGGTCAATACGTTTCAGGACTGGAAAGTCTATGTTGATGGTGAGGCAGGCAACAAGATCTGCTATGCTCTTTCCGAGCCTATTGATATGCGGCCTGCACGAGTGAACCGGGGTGAGGTGGCTTTGATGGTTGCCAATCGTCCGGCAGAAGGCGTACGCAATGAGGTGAGTGTTCGGGCGGGTTATATCTACAAGAAAACCAGTCGTCCTTATGCCAGCGTTGGAAATAAATCTTATCAGCTTTTCACAGGCGTTAGAGATGGCGGAGAGCGGGCTCATTGGGCGTGGGTGCAAGATTTGAAAGTTGAAAAAAATCTTATCACTGCCATGAAGAAAGGCAGCAGTTTGACCGTAAAGGGTACATCGAGCCGGGGAACTCTAACTACAGATCGTTATTCTCTTTCCGGTATATCACGGGCTATTGCTGCGATTGATGATGCCTGTCGCTGA
- a CDS encoding NADPH:quinone oxidoreductase family protein — MKAVLCKEYGPPDALVVEDIPTPEPGPDQVLLKVHAAAVNFPDVLIIQNKYQFSHETPFTPGSEVAGEVIQCGENVKNLKVGDRILGSSGVGGFAEQIVMDGARMLKIPDAMDFISASAFLLTYGTSHHALKDRAAIKPGETLLVLGAAGGVGLAAVELGKAMGARVIAAASTEEKLEITRQHGADDAILYSSGDLDRDQQKEFSNAIKEKTGGQGADVVYDPVGGAYAEPALRATNWEGRYLVIGFAAGDIPRIPLNLALLKGCQIVGVFWGAFVGRDPVGHAKNCEELMALYLDGKIKPHVSVTYPLEKTAQALNDMAARKVIGKIVVVPGS; from the coding sequence ATGAAAGCAGTTTTATGTAAAGAATACGGCCCTCCTGACGCTTTAGTAGTGGAGGATATTCCCACCCCTGAGCCCGGGCCGGATCAGGTGTTGCTTAAGGTCCATGCGGCAGCGGTTAATTTTCCTGATGTCCTAATAATACAGAATAAATATCAGTTTAGCCACGAGACACCTTTTACGCCGGGTAGCGAGGTAGCGGGCGAGGTTATCCAATGTGGGGAAAATGTCAAAAACCTGAAAGTCGGTGACAGGATTCTGGGGTCCAGCGGGGTCGGCGGCTTTGCCGAGCAGATTGTCATGGATGGTGCACGGATGTTGAAGATTCCTGACGCTATGGATTTTATTTCCGCATCCGCATTTTTGTTAACCTATGGTACGTCTCACCACGCCCTGAAAGACAGAGCCGCCATCAAACCGGGCGAGACCCTTCTGGTGTTAGGCGCTGCGGGGGGCGTAGGCTTAGCAGCAGTGGAGTTGGGCAAGGCTATGGGGGCGCGAGTTATTGCGGCGGCCTCGACGGAGGAAAAACTGGAGATCACCCGACAACATGGCGCTGACGATGCCATACTTTATTCATCGGGAGATTTGGACAGGGATCAACAAAAAGAATTCTCAAATGCCATTAAAGAGAAAACCGGCGGTCAAGGTGCCGATGTTGTTTATGATCCGGTAGGTGGCGCTTATGCCGAACCGGCCTTACGGGCTACGAACTGGGAAGGGCGATATCTTGTTATCGGTTTTGCGGCAGGAGATATCCCCCGTATTCCCCTTAACCTTGCTCTCCTTAAGGGATGCCAAATTGTTGGTGTGTTCTGGGGTGCTTTTGTGGGACGTGACCCAGTCGGTCATGCAAAAAATTGCGAGGAACTGATGGCTCTTTATCTTGACGGCAAGATAAAACCTCACGTATCTGTAACCTATCCACTGGAGAAAACGGCACAAGCGCTCAACGATATGGCAGCCCGCAAAGTTATCGGAAAAATAGTCGTGGTCCCCGGTTCGTGA